One Odocoileus virginianus isolate 20LAN1187 ecotype Illinois chromosome 6, Ovbor_1.2, whole genome shotgun sequence DNA segment encodes these proteins:
- the LOC139029654 gene encoding olfactory receptor 4N4C: MKIENSTVVTEFILLGLIQSQKIQLLVFVLILLFYIIILPGNFLIILTIRSDPGLTAPLYFFLGNLAFLDASYSFIVAPRMLVDFLSEKKVISYRGCITQLFFLHFLGGGEGLLLVVMAFDRYIAICRPLHYSTVMNPRTCYALLLVLWFGGFVHSIIQVALILHLPFCGPNRLDNFFCDVPQVIKLACTDTFVVELLMVFNSGLMTLLCFLGLLASYAVILCHVSGSASEGKSKALSTCTTHVIIILLMFGPAIFIYTRPFTALSADKVVSFFHTVIFPLMNPVIYTLRNQEVKASIRRLLSRHVFF, encoded by the coding sequence ATGAAGATAGAAAATAGCACAGTGGTGACAGAATTCATTCTCCTTGGTCTGATCCAGTCTCAAAAGATTCAGCTCCTAGTCTTTGTCCTGATCTTACTTTTCTACATCATCATCCTCCCTGGAAATTTCCTCATCATCCTCACCATCAGGTCAGACCCTGGCCTCACGGCCCCCCTCTACTTCTTCCTGGGCAACCTGGCCTTCCTGGATGCATCCTACTCCTTCATTGTGGCTCCCAGGATGCTGGTGGATTTCCTCTCTGAGAAGAAGGTGATCTCCTATAGAGGCTGCATCACTCAGCTCTTTTTCTTGCACTTccttggaggaggggagggcttaCTCCTTGTCGTGATGGCCTTTGACCGCTACATCGCCATCTGTCGTCCTTTACACTATTCAACTGTCATGAACCCTAGAACCTGCTACGCCTTGCTGTTGGTTCTGTGGTTTGGAGGCTTTGTTCATTCCATTATCCAAGTGGCCCTGATCCTCCACTTGCCCTTCTGTGGTCCAAACCGACTGGACAACTTCTTCTGCGACGTGCCGCAGGTCATCAAGCTGGCCTGCACTGACACCTTTGTGGTGGAGCTCCTGATGGTCTTCAACAGTGGCCTGATGACCCTCCTGTGCTTTCTGGGGCTTCTGGCCTCCTATGCAGTCATCCTTTGCCATGTAAGTGGGTCTGCTTCTGAAGGGAAGAGCAAGGCACTATCCACATGCACCACTCATGTCATTATTATACTTCTCATGTTTGGGCCTGCCATCTTCATCTACACTCGTCCCTTCACAGCCTTATCAGCAGACAAGGTGGTTTCCTTTTTCCACACAGTGATCTTTCCTTTGATGAATCCTGTGATTTATACCCTTCGCAACCAGGAAGTGAAAGCTTCCATTAGGAGGTTATTGAGCCGGCATGTGTTTTTCTGA